A DNA window from Pontiella agarivorans contains the following coding sequences:
- the pdxH gene encoding pyridoxamine 5'-phosphate oxidase, protein MDLEMMRREYLKDGLHRKDLFEDPIAQFERWLDQAVKAEITDPTAMTVATVDAEGQPSQRIVLLKHLDERGFVFYTNYESRKAQDMADNAKVSLHFPWHMLERQVKICGVAERVSLTESLKYFSSRPAESQLAAWASAQSRPISSRQLLMKQFNAMKDKFKQGKIPLPDFWGGYRVVPTVIEFWQGGAHRLHDRFEYTRSDDGWSIERLAP, encoded by the coding sequence ATTGACCTGGAAATGATGCGCCGGGAATACCTGAAGGACGGTTTGCACCGGAAGGATTTGTTTGAGGATCCGATTGCGCAGTTCGAACGCTGGCTCGACCAGGCGGTGAAGGCGGAGATTACGGATCCCACGGCGATGACGGTGGCGACGGTGGATGCGGAGGGGCAGCCGAGTCAGCGCATCGTGCTGCTGAAGCATCTGGATGAGCGGGGCTTTGTTTTTTATACGAACTATGAAAGTCGTAAGGCGCAGGATATGGCGGACAATGCCAAAGTCAGTCTGCACTTCCCCTGGCATATGCTGGAGCGTCAGGTGAAAATCTGCGGTGTGGCGGAACGGGTCAGTCTGACGGAATCCCTGAAATATTTTTCAAGCCGTCCGGCCGAGAGTCAGCTGGCGGCATGGGCGTCGGCCCAGAGCCGGCCGATTTCCTCGCGGCAGCTGCTGATGAAGCAGTTTAATGCCATGAAGGATAAATTTAAGCAGGGAAAAATTCCGTTGCCGGATTTCTGGGGCGGCTACCGGGTGGTTCCAACGGTGATTGAATTCTGGCAGGGTGGGGCACATCGCCTCCACGACCGCTTTGAATATACGCGTTCCGACGATGGCTGGAGTATTGAACGCCTTGCCCCCTGA
- a CDS encoding PTS sugar transporter subunit IIA, with translation MKLPPIQMAVLASCGSEEDIFAYANSLTIRSEAQCHSIFVPSFAVPGDETRAVTETRQLAKSTKLDLIISEWLDDTRAMQDLIHLAQERGLPAVFLRVVDASKIGRIVVATGRGPNLYEQMWLARETAAGLGVPVNILHWTATRDCDPCNDPEDDDPLEKMCVRMLGMQVKTIQCNGPDFAASIAGSLRPDDLLVIGAPSPLRLVADFADSLPDQLAKAVPNPMLLLSSPPLAHTSLRRLLWGRLIKPRLHSRAKTVALKCLVDNLIRHNQLPSDSKVDMLGRALKREQISSTAMDCETAIPHVELPGFSGVAATLGIFPDGIDFGSEDGTPTRFVFLLVTPEGFSNEYLSVLSKISKRMLNPAVRKALLACKTAAEAIEILEPRKDLPPKQSWPKAYFTPKPKPAAV, from the coding sequence ATGAAACTCCCGCCGATCCAAATGGCCGTACTGGCTTCCTGCGGATCCGAAGAGGACATATTCGCGTATGCGAACTCCCTCACCATCCGCAGTGAGGCACAGTGCCACTCAATATTTGTTCCGAGCTTTGCCGTTCCGGGCGATGAAACCCGAGCCGTTACTGAAACCCGGCAGCTCGCCAAATCCACGAAGCTCGATCTGATCATTTCCGAATGGCTGGACGACACCCGGGCCATGCAGGATCTGATCCACCTTGCTCAGGAACGCGGCCTTCCGGCGGTTTTTCTGCGCGTAGTGGATGCATCGAAGATCGGCAGAATTGTCGTGGCAACAGGGCGAGGCCCGAACCTCTACGAACAAATGTGGCTCGCGCGGGAGACCGCTGCCGGACTCGGCGTTCCCGTTAATATCCTGCACTGGACCGCAACGCGGGATTGCGATCCGTGCAACGATCCGGAAGACGACGATCCGCTCGAAAAAATGTGCGTGCGTATGCTCGGCATGCAGGTAAAAACCATTCAATGCAACGGACCCGATTTTGCAGCATCCATAGCCGGAAGCCTGCGCCCGGACGACCTGCTGGTGATCGGAGCACCTAGCCCGTTGCGGCTGGTGGCCGACTTTGCCGACTCTCTGCCCGACCAACTGGCCAAGGCAGTCCCGAACCCGATGCTCCTGCTGTCGAGTCCACCGCTGGCCCACACCAGCCTGCGCCGCCTTCTGTGGGGCCGACTGATCAAGCCCCGGCTCCATTCCCGCGCCAAGACCGTGGCACTGAAATGTCTTGTGGACAACCTGATCCGCCATAACCAGCTGCCGTCGGACAGCAAAGTGGATATGCTGGGACGCGCCCTGAAACGCGAACAGATTTCCTCCACAGCCATGGATTGCGAAACGGCAATCCCGCATGTTGAACTGCCCGGATTTTCCGGTGTGGCGGCTACCTTGGGCATTTTCCCCGACGGCATCGATTTCGGCAGCGAAGACGGTACCCCAACGCGCTTTGTTTTCCTGCTCGTGACCCCCGAAGGATTCAGTAATGAATATCTTTCCGTCCTCTCGAAGATATCCAAACGAATGCTTAATCCTGCCGTTCGAAAAGCGCTGCTGGCCTGCAAAACCGCCGCCGAAGCCATCGAAATCCTCGAGCCGCGCAAAGACCTCCCGCCGAAACAAAGCTGGCCCAAAGCGTATTTCACCCCCAAGCCGAAACCCGCAGCGGTATGA
- the rnk gene encoding nucleoside diphosphate kinase regulator, whose product MKEQPIIMTWPDHARLTKLLEEHRVLNPRSDRKAFEKLEKELARAQLIAAQDIPADIITMDSKVQVFDLDLGDEYSITLSWPHEANVSENRINVLAPLGMALLGSRVGQKIEWPLPESICRLKVIEILFQPENSKACEAC is encoded by the coding sequence ATGAAAGAACAACCCATCATCATGACCTGGCCCGACCACGCGCGACTCACCAAGTTGCTGGAAGAGCATCGTGTTCTGAATCCAAGATCAGACCGAAAGGCATTTGAAAAACTCGAAAAAGAGCTCGCACGTGCTCAGCTGATTGCCGCACAGGACATCCCTGCGGATATCATCACTATGGATTCCAAAGTACAGGTGTTCGATCTGGACCTCGGCGACGAGTACAGCATCACCCTTTCCTGGCCGCACGAAGCCAATGTATCCGAAAATCGAATCAATGTGCTTGCCCCGCTGGGCATGGCGCTGCTCGGCAGCCGCGTCGGACAGAAAATCGAGTGGCCGCTTCCTGAAAGTATATGCCGGTTGAAAGTCATCGAAATACTCTTTCAACCCGAAAACAGCAAAGCATGCGAGGCATGCTAA
- a CDS encoding sigma-54-dependent transcriptional regulator, with amino-acid sequence MAKTNKSEHILVVDDSPDTLEVIHRNLSAAGYNVQTVPGVAEAVRALNAVPADLVITDLRMPKASGLDLIRHVRENYADAEVVMVTGYASVPGAVEAMQTGAHSYLAKPFTDAELLESVEQAIARLRLRRTVESETAPSPAQWGILGESKKMKAVYRSIEKAADSSATVLILGESGTGKELVARAMHYGSNRAAAPFIPVNCGGIPDGLLESELFGARKGAYTGSVESRTGFFQAAEGGSIFLDEIAELTMPMQAALLRVLQDKVVYRVGDREPRKVDVRVIAATNKTLETLVEQGDFREDLFYRINVIPVEIPPLRERGGDIPLLIRHFAARFAKEQNRPVPKFDDRVLDQFEAYAWPGNVRELENVVQRLVLMAEGDTITAPQLPELMRFSASQGGAPRSLAEVEAEHIQAVLASTGGNKTRAAAILGIDRKTLQNKLKA; translated from the coding sequence ATGGCCAAAACTAACAAATCCGAACACATTCTGGTCGTCGACGATTCACCCGACACGCTCGAAGTCATACATCGCAACCTTTCCGCCGCGGGCTATAACGTCCAAACCGTGCCCGGTGTTGCCGAGGCAGTACGGGCGCTGAATGCCGTACCCGCAGATCTGGTAATCACCGACCTGCGTATGCCCAAAGCCAGCGGACTCGACCTGATCCGGCACGTGCGCGAAAACTATGCTGATGCCGAAGTCGTCATGGTCACCGGCTATGCTTCCGTGCCCGGCGCGGTCGAAGCGATGCAGACCGGTGCCCACAGCTATCTGGCCAAGCCCTTCACCGATGCCGAATTGCTGGAGTCCGTTGAACAGGCCATCGCGCGTCTGCGCCTGCGCCGGACCGTTGAAAGCGAAACCGCCCCCTCCCCCGCCCAATGGGGAATTCTGGGTGAATCAAAAAAAATGAAAGCAGTCTACCGCTCCATCGAAAAAGCGGCCGACAGCTCCGCCACCGTACTCATCCTCGGCGAAAGCGGCACCGGCAAAGAACTGGTGGCCCGCGCCATGCACTACGGCAGTAACCGCGCAGCCGCCCCCTTCATTCCCGTCAACTGCGGCGGCATCCCCGACGGACTGCTTGAAAGTGAACTCTTCGGCGCACGGAAAGGGGCCTACACCGGCTCTGTCGAATCGCGCACCGGTTTTTTTCAGGCCGCCGAAGGCGGCAGTATTTTCCTCGACGAAATCGCCGAGCTGACGATGCCCATGCAGGCAGCACTGCTGCGCGTGCTGCAGGATAAGGTCGTCTATCGGGTCGGAGACCGCGAACCGCGCAAAGTGGATGTGCGGGTGATTGCGGCCACCAACAAGACGCTGGAAACCCTGGTTGAACAAGGCGATTTCCGCGAAGACCTTTTTTACCGCATCAACGTCATCCCGGTTGAAATCCCGCCTCTGCGGGAACGCGGCGGCGACATTCCGCTGTTGATCCGCCATTTTGCCGCACGCTTTGCCAAAGAGCAGAACAGGCCTGTTCCGAAGTTCGACGACCGGGTGCTCGACCAGTTCGAGGCCTATGCCTGGCCGGGAAACGTCCGCGAACTTGAAAATGTGGTACAGCGCCTGGTGCTGATGGCCGAGGGCGATACCATCACCGCGCCGCAGCTGCCGGAACTGATGCGGTTCAGCGCATCACAGGGCGGTGCGCCGCGTTCACTGGCGGAGGTCGAAGCCGAACATATCCAGGCGGTACTGGCGAGCACCGGCGGCAACAAAACCCGCGCCGCGGCCATTCTGGGCATCGACCGAAAAACACTCCAGAACAAGCTCAAGGCGTAG
- a CDS encoding sensor histidine kinase: protein MNMEHKDIERRLEERVKELGCLYAIAQLSGNPATGLEEILQGVAETLPDAWQYPGRAAARIILDGCEFSTGRQSEYRHVLSVPLVVRGKIRGSIEIGYPSSDIPFLKEEKTLLDEVVRQVGLIIDRRETAAEQERLHTKLRHADRLATIGRLAAGVAHELNEPLGGILGFSQLLAKTPGLPKQAQSDIAKIEAATLHARGIIRNLMTFARQTPPRDVEINLNRLIKESESIWKPRCAASNIQHEYVFDETIPEIVADAGQLRQVVTNLIVNAIQAMPDGGTLRISTSRDGRHWLRLTVADTGDGIEPELLPRIFDPFFTTKDVDEGTGLGLSVVHGIITGHNGTIALESTPGRGTQAVVRLPLRRPPPPGEPHGQN, encoded by the coding sequence ATGAACATGGAACATAAGGACATTGAAAGAAGGTTAGAGGAACGGGTGAAAGAACTCGGCTGCCTCTATGCCATTGCGCAGCTTTCCGGTAATCCCGCAACCGGACTGGAGGAAATCCTTCAGGGCGTTGCCGAAACCTTGCCCGACGCCTGGCAGTATCCCGGCCGTGCCGCCGCACGTATCATTCTGGATGGCTGTGAATTCAGCACCGGCAGGCAATCGGAATACCGGCACGTCTTATCGGTCCCGCTCGTTGTCCGCGGCAAAATCCGCGGTTCGATTGAGATCGGCTACCCCTCCTCCGACATCCCCTTCCTTAAAGAGGAAAAAACACTGCTGGACGAAGTGGTGCGGCAGGTGGGGCTGATCATCGACCGCCGTGAGACGGCGGCGGAACAGGAGCGCCTCCACACAAAACTGCGCCATGCCGACCGACTCGCAACGATTGGCCGGCTGGCTGCAGGTGTCGCCCACGAACTCAACGAACCGCTGGGCGGCATTCTCGGCTTTTCGCAGCTGCTGGCCAAAACCCCCGGTCTGCCGAAGCAGGCGCAAAGCGATATTGCAAAGATCGAAGCCGCCACGCTGCACGCACGCGGAATCATCCGCAATCTGATGACATTCGCCCGCCAAACCCCTCCGCGCGATGTTGAAATCAATCTGAACCGGCTGATCAAAGAAAGCGAATCCATTTGGAAACCGCGCTGCGCGGCTTCGAACATTCAACACGAATATGTCTTTGATGAAACCATCCCGGAAATCGTGGCCGACGCCGGACAGCTCCGTCAGGTCGTGACCAATCTAATCGTTAACGCCATTCAGGCGATGCCCGACGGCGGCACCCTGCGCATCAGCACCTCGCGTGATGGCCGACACTGGCTTCGGCTTACCGTGGCCGACACCGGTGACGGTATCGAGCCCGAACTCCTTCCACGTATCTTTGATCCATTCTTCACCACGAAGGACGTAGATGAAGGCACCGGGCTCGGCCTCTCGGTGGTGCATGGAATCATAACAGGCCACAATGGAACAATTGCGCTGGAAAGTACGCCCGGCCGCGGTACGCAGGCCGTCGTCCGGCTGCCGCTGCGCCGCCCGCCCCCCCCCGGAGAACCCCATGGCCAAAACTAA
- a CDS encoding DUF2179 domain-containing protein — protein sequence MDAFKEAWWLLPLFIFTARTVDVGLGTLRVIFISRGHQWLGPLTGFFEILVWLLAVSQIMSNLDNWICFMAYPSGYAAGAYFGMFIERRLALGYVVVRIIPNGEPAQLAKQLRADGFGITTVDAEGANGRVSILFSVVRRKKLAAVLRVIKNYHRKVFYTIEDVRQTSEGIHPVPAVRRQGPVRPGK from the coding sequence ATGGATGCTTTTAAGGAAGCATGGTGGCTGCTGCCTCTTTTTATTTTTACAGCACGAACGGTGGACGTGGGACTGGGCACGCTGCGGGTCATCTTCATTTCGCGCGGACACCAATGGCTGGGACCGTTAACCGGCTTTTTCGAAATTCTGGTCTGGCTGCTGGCGGTATCACAGATTATGTCGAACCTCGATAACTGGATCTGTTTTATGGCCTATCCTTCCGGCTATGCGGCCGGGGCCTATTTCGGCATGTTCATCGAACGCCGCCTTGCACTGGGCTATGTAGTGGTGCGCATTATTCCCAACGGCGAGCCGGCTCAACTGGCTAAACAGCTGCGCGCTGATGGCTTCGGAATTACAACCGTCGATGCAGAGGGCGCGAATGGCCGGGTGTCCATCCTGTTCTCCGTCGTGCGGCGCAAAAAACTGGCCGCCGTGCTGCGGGTGATAAAAAATTATCACCGCAAGGTTTTCTACACCATTGAAGACGTTCGCCAAACCAGTGAAGGTATTCACCCTGTTCCGGCCGTGCGCCGGCAAGGGCCGGTGCGGCCAGGCAAATAG
- a CDS encoding HPF/RaiA family ribosome-associated protein codes for MHTIKPVQSTASYFNHPSCTGIPVTVRFRHMHGSQHMLTVVDQLMEKLDKYALSNAHVTVVVTKTRHHEGKGAFEVKIRLSVPGEPLYVARSRETLGAHDGVYHALADCFERIERQLVKRHGHRLARRTAQAR; via the coding sequence ATGCACACAATCAAGCCAGTCCAGTCCACCGCTTCTTACTTCAATCATCCGTCCTGTACAGGTATTCCCGTGACGGTTCGGTTCCGGCATATGCACGGATCACAACACATGCTCACTGTCGTGGACCAATTGATGGAAAAACTTGATAAATACGCCCTGTCGAATGCGCACGTCACCGTGGTGGTCACCAAAACCCGTCACCATGAAGGCAAGGGTGCCTTCGAAGTGAAAATCCGGTTATCGGTTCCGGGCGAGCCGCTCTATGTGGCGCGAAGCCGGGAAACACTGGGGGCGCACGACGGGGTCTATCATGCGCTGGCCGATTGTTTCGAGCGAATCGAACGTCAGCTCGTCAAACGCCATGGGCACCGTCTCGCCCGGCGCACGGCCCAGGCCCGATAA
- a CDS encoding intermembrane phospholipid transport protein YdbH family protein encodes MKILRGVLVVAVLAGIILFLQVVALPELLHRLIESGLSDAGLPEATLEVRSCSWRGADLMNVCLDGERCNFIGAVAVEYSPRSLMQRRLKRVQIIGGQILMRARNGRLEPVNLPKPNPGGGGGKAAPFDCIEWTSCMAVMEWKDQRIGIPFSGSIRTGRDRLRGHLDLALQGVPLRVELTKRGAGEAFSCAVSGQTADRSGAPAAHDFQCDIAGTAEGYIFEGRAKGPRWKLNRFAGCYSTESADAPTTMVEWELEGHAPDWLLKQLADRGYDLSKLGATRISGQLRTVPAKPSGRRLPDFEIPDLQVVVEPGRLAIRKPNVSLRGLSGDVRLRGRCENGLIRLSALPDSRMEFDAADFGAVTIEKSVLDPMADDPCVFECQIDEGGAPVRLHLAATSEDMTVVSEKARLSAALKNARISLEARSGVNPVASGMISAGGVTCHLGSSRLMWALKDAVWKMDRSTGGLIDSTLALNHVALLLDESKELFVLAGDMLKPVSALYNPARHEGRIRLEWPLQPDAILYANGQINFREKRPNGFLSVSCDGFLVDEEQTAIRQLTDATGLVVKGGFSVAGNVRLREGRIVPWITLAATDAMLASARYRAIAEGIDGAMTFTGFGPMSTPGNQQFRIRRLTLGNLPLRDGLLAVRLERDPRAILVERAEWGCMGGRIYSRAMRIDPDHPRIDARFFANGVEMRELFNLAFGEGGSGSGALYGMIPVSLSRSNPTDFSIGEGFLHSTTGTGTWTLAEGDHANLIQKALEQQLGSLLQQTVEVDVRDRIFKGFRNFEYSMFKIDFVRRSDGLLGRVTTRGHSRNQKIPVEFEEIVLDFPGLDDNLRKTMLIKTALGQGIRQVGASAEP; translated from the coding sequence ATGAAAATACTGCGGGGCGTGCTGGTGGTGGCGGTCTTGGCGGGAATCATACTGTTTCTGCAGGTGGTGGCGCTGCCCGAACTGCTACATCGTTTAATAGAGTCTGGACTGAGCGATGCCGGGTTGCCGGAAGCGACGCTGGAGGTGCGAAGTTGCTCCTGGCGTGGCGCCGATCTCATGAATGTGTGTCTTGATGGAGAACGCTGTAATTTTATCGGTGCTGTGGCTGTTGAATATTCGCCGCGTTCGCTGATGCAAAGGCGTCTGAAGCGAGTGCAGATTATCGGCGGCCAGATCTTGATGCGTGCGCGGAACGGCCGTCTTGAACCGGTGAATCTGCCGAAACCGAACCCCGGAGGCGGTGGCGGGAAGGCTGCCCCCTTCGATTGCATCGAATGGACTTCCTGCATGGCGGTGATGGAATGGAAGGACCAGCGCATCGGCATTCCTTTCAGCGGTTCGATCCGCACTGGCCGCGACCGGTTGAGGGGACACCTTGACCTGGCTCTTCAGGGGGTTCCGTTGCGGGTGGAGCTGACGAAGAGGGGGGCCGGGGAGGCTTTCTCCTGTGCCGTTTCCGGGCAGACTGCTGATCGGAGTGGCGCGCCGGCCGCGCATGATTTTCAGTGCGACATCGCAGGAACGGCCGAAGGATATATCTTCGAGGGACGTGCGAAGGGACCGCGTTGGAAGCTGAATCGGTTTGCCGGCTGCTATTCGACCGAATCGGCGGACGCTCCCACGACCATGGTGGAGTGGGAGCTGGAAGGTCACGCCCCGGATTGGCTGTTAAAACAGCTGGCGGACCGCGGCTATGATCTCTCGAAACTCGGCGCAACGCGGATCAGCGGGCAACTTCGGACGGTGCCGGCGAAGCCGTCCGGCCGTCGACTGCCTGATTTTGAAATTCCAGATCTGCAGGTGGTGGTGGAGCCTGGGCGGTTGGCGATCCGGAAGCCAAACGTCTCGCTGCGCGGGCTCTCTGGTGACGTGAGGCTGCGCGGGCGTTGTGAGAATGGGCTGATCCGCCTTTCCGCGTTGCCGGACAGCCGGATGGAATTTGATGCTGCCGACTTCGGAGCGGTTACCATCGAAAAAAGTGTCCTGGACCCGATGGCCGATGACCCGTGCGTATTCGAATGCCAGATTGATGAAGGCGGGGCTCCGGTCCGGCTGCATCTGGCGGCCACGAGCGAGGACATGACTGTTGTTTCGGAAAAGGCCCGCCTTTCGGCTGCGTTGAAAAACGCCCGGATTTCACTTGAAGCGAGGTCGGGTGTGAACCCGGTTGCGAGCGGTATGATATCCGCTGGTGGGGTGACGTGTCATTTGGGGTCATCCCGGCTAATGTGGGCGCTGAAAGACGCGGTATGGAAGATGGATCGGAGTACGGGCGGCCTGATTGATTCGACGCTGGCCTTGAATCACGTCGCGCTGTTGCTGGATGAGTCGAAAGAACTTTTCGTGCTGGCGGGGGACATGCTGAAACCCGTATCCGCCCTCTATAATCCCGCTCGGCACGAGGGCCGGATCCGATTGGAATGGCCTCTGCAACCGGACGCGATACTGTACGCCAATGGACAGATCAATTTCCGGGAAAAACGGCCGAACGGTTTTCTTTCGGTTTCGTGCGACGGGTTTCTGGTGGATGAGGAACAGACCGCGATCCGACAGCTGACCGATGCCACCGGACTGGTCGTGAAGGGCGGCTTTTCCGTGGCGGGGAATGTGCGCCTGCGGGAAGGCCGCATTGTCCCGTGGATCACCTTGGCCGCCACCGATGCAATGCTTGCGAGCGCGCGCTATCGGGCCATCGCGGAAGGCATCGATGGTGCTATGACCTTTACGGGGTTCGGTCCGATGTCCACCCCGGGCAATCAGCAGTTCCGTATCCGGCGGTTGACGCTGGGAAATCTGCCGCTGCGTGACGGTTTGCTGGCGGTGCGCCTTGAACGCGACCCGAGGGCGATTCTTGTGGAGCGTGCGGAATGGGGCTGTATGGGCGGTCGCATATATAGCCGGGCCATGCGAATCGATCCCGACCATCCCCGGATCGACGCCCGGTTTTTTGCAAACGGGGTGGAAATGAGAGAACTCTTCAACTTGGCCTTTGGCGAGGGCGGCTCGGGCAGTGGTGCGCTCTACGGCATGATTCCCGTCAGCCTTTCCCGGTCCAATCCGACCGATTTCTCTATCGGGGAGGGATTTCTTCATTCGACCACCGGAACTGGCACTTGGACGCTGGCGGAGGGAGACCACGCCAATCTGATCCAGAAAGCCCTTGAACAGCAGCTGGGAAGCCTGCTTCAGCAGACGGTCGAAGTGGATGTTCGGGATCGGATTTTCAAAGGCTTCCGAAATTTCGAATACAGCATGTTCAAAATTGATTTCGTGCGGCGAAGCGATGGACTGCTCGGCCGGGTCACCACGCGGGGGCACAGTCGGAATCAAAAGATTCCGGTCGAGTTCGAAGAGATCGTTTTAGACTTTCCCGGGCTCGATGACAACCTACGCAAAACCATGCTCATCAAGACCGCATTGGGTCAGGGCATCCGTCAGGTGGGAGCATCGGCCGAACCCTGA
- a CDS encoding peroxiredoxin, producing the protein MKFGLFIVLTVALLSLTGCFNMKMQPIKVEPVHMTLDINVKLEQQEIEDAAAEISPVIGKTAPDFTLPDQNQRPVTLRQFRGKWVVLYFYPKDGTTGCTLEAKDFTALLPRFHEMNAEVLGVSEDSSQSHCDFIAQHELKLLLLSDPDHTVMEQYGAWVVSSFGSLSYGRIIRTTMIIDPAGVIRHYMPEVMPQGHADRVLGKLAALQTFQ; encoded by the coding sequence ATGAAATTTGGATTGTTTATCGTTCTGACCGTCGCTCTATTGTCACTCACGGGCTGTTTCAACATGAAGATGCAGCCGATCAAGGTGGAGCCCGTTCACATGACGCTGGATATCAACGTCAAACTCGAACAGCAGGAGATCGAGGACGCGGCGGCGGAAATCTCGCCAGTGATCGGAAAAACAGCCCCCGACTTCACGCTGCCGGACCAAAACCAGCGTCCAGTGACTCTCCGCCAGTTTCGGGGAAAATGGGTGGTGCTCTATTTCTACCCGAAGGACGGAACTACTGGGTGTACCCTGGAAGCCAAGGATTTTACGGCCCTGCTGCCCCGCTTTCATGAAATGAATGCTGAGGTGCTGGGAGTCAGCGAGGATTCATCTCAGTCGCATTGCGACTTTATCGCCCAGCACGAACTCAAACTGTTGCTGTTGAGCGATCCGGACCACACAGTGATGGAACAGTACGGCGCGTGGGTGGTCAGTTCATTCGGAAGCTTGAGCTACGGCCGGATCATCCGTACCACGATGATCATCGACCCGGCGGGCGTCATTCGCCACTACATGCCGGAAGTCATGCCGCAGGGGCATGCCGATCGTGTCCTCGGAAAGCTGGCGGCCTTACAGACCTTCCAGTAG
- a CDS encoding mechanosensitive ion channel family protein, with protein MVQFEGVESLTRMFVLVSGELVGIIVGGLLLGLMTRLILGRIGLIPAMRDHPERLAGLRRRIRYVLISACLGLCLGALGLNGYLVFQRTDPYVQTTEWINAIPPDFWLKLALSLAKVIGLVIAGRMVINMLVRLLNSLMGKAKAFEGIRANDESIEVFFSSLTAILSNCIKFLVVIAAAALLSLPGPVAAYLLAALYIYLFFTIGLLVVKAVAAIVDSLDALSKKYSSPDNWLRHYEKLSILIPLFRRCLEYVIYVTVATLVILQLSFIERFAVIGPRLTKVIGIFFISRVIIEIGNILIDRFQQEQKNLTEKERKQRLTLIPLMKSAMKYVVYFTAILLALNAMNFNPAPLLAGAGIIGIVIGLGAQPLINDLVSGLFILFESLYLVGDYIETGQGRGVVESIDIRTTRLRDPGGQQHILRNGQIGDIINFSKRYTFAEVEVGVAYDTDLDLAYTVLAEVGRKIREVNQDVLEDMKVLGLQNFGESELLLRTITRVKPGCHQQVARDLRKLIKEAFDGQGIEIPYARRVLIFKTETEENPLKDNTSSTLSDRMR; from the coding sequence ATGGTCCAATTTGAGGGCGTAGAGAGTCTGACGCGGATGTTTGTTTTAGTGAGCGGCGAGCTTGTCGGTATCATCGTTGGGGGGCTGCTGCTGGGTTTAATGACACGCCTGATCCTGGGCCGCATCGGTTTGATTCCGGCCATGCGAGATCATCCGGAACGCCTTGCAGGCCTCCGTCGGCGGATCCGGTACGTGTTGATTTCCGCCTGTCTGGGACTCTGCCTGGGTGCGCTGGGACTGAACGGGTATCTGGTCTTCCAGCGAACCGATCCCTACGTTCAGACCACGGAGTGGATTAACGCGATCCCCCCCGACTTTTGGCTGAAGCTGGCCTTGAGTCTGGCCAAAGTCATCGGACTCGTGATTGCGGGTCGGATGGTGATCAATATGCTGGTACGCCTGTTAAACAGCCTTATGGGCAAAGCAAAGGCCTTTGAGGGAATCCGCGCCAACGATGAAAGCATCGAAGTGTTCTTCTCATCGCTGACCGCCATCCTTTCGAACTGCATAAAATTTCTCGTGGTCATCGCCGCGGCTGCACTGCTTTCGTTACCGGGACCAGTGGCGGCCTATTTGCTCGCCGCGCTGTATATCTATCTTTTTTTCACCATCGGCCTGCTGGTTGTCAAGGCCGTCGCGGCCATTGTCGACAGCCTCGATGCGTTGAGCAAGAAATACTCCAGCCCCGACAATTGGCTGCGCCACTACGAAAAGCTCAGTATCCTGATTCCTCTCTTCCGGCGCTGCCTTGAATATGTCATCTACGTCACGGTAGCAACGCTGGTTATCCTCCAGCTGAGTTTCATCGAGCGCTTCGCCGTCATAGGTCCACGGCTGACGAAAGTCATTGGCATTTTCTTCATCAGCCGGGTCATCATCGAGATCGGAAACATTTTGATCGATCGTTTCCAGCAGGAGCAGAAAAACCTGACCGAGAAAGAGCGAAAGCAACGCCTGACTCTCATCCCGCTGATGAAGAGCGCCATGAAGTATGTGGTTTATTTTACCGCCATCCTGCTGGCCCTTAATGCGATGAACTTCAATCCAGCCCCGCTGCTGGCCGGGGCCGGAATCATCGGTATCGTTATTGGACTGGGCGCCCAGCCGCTGATCAACGATTTAGTTTCGGGCCTCTTCATCCTTTTCGAAAGCCTCTATCTGGTCGGTGACTATATCGAGACTGGGCAGGGCCGCGGGGTGGTTGAATCGATCGATATCCGCACCACCCGGCTGCGCGATCCCGGGGGGCAGCAGCATATCCTGCGCAACGGACAGATCGGCGACATCATCAACTTCTCCAAACGCTACACCTTTGCCGAGGTGGAGGTGGGCGTGGCCTACGATACCGATCTCGACCTCGCCTACACGGTGCTCGCGGAAGTCGGGCGGAAGATCCGTGAAGTGAATCAGGATGTGCTCGAGGATATGAAAGTGCTTGGCCTGCAAAACTTCGGGGAATCGGAGCTGCTGCTGCGGACGATCACTCGCGTCAAACCGGGTTGCCATCAGCAGGTCGCCCGTGA